One Gordonia mangrovi genomic region harbors:
- a CDS encoding PDR/VanB family oxidoreductase, translating into MSLSTNGVTSPISVRVASRRRLAGRVDEFVLAPVTDEPLPAWTAGSHIDLTTPGGPVRQYSLCPTPDDAIYRIAVERRTDSRGGSESVHDGLVPGVQAWISAPRNHFALTRALEYVFVAGGIGITPMLALIEEAQRAGRSWRLIYVGRSRAEMAYVDELEASHPDRVTIHESHRSGRLNLGDELAGLARGTAVYVCGPPTMVDAVADACASQPAVDSFAERFTAAVESGAPNQEFEVSLAFSGTTVTVPTDRTILDVLGERGVVAPSSCREGMCGTCETGVVSGEIDHRDSILSPEERAENESMMICVSRCTSGRLVLEL; encoded by the coding sequence ATGTCTTTGTCCACCAACGGGGTTACCAGCCCCATCAGCGTCCGAGTGGCGTCGCGGCGGCGTCTGGCCGGGCGCGTCGACGAGTTCGTCCTCGCGCCGGTCACCGACGAGCCGCTGCCCGCGTGGACAGCCGGATCCCACATCGACCTGACGACGCCGGGCGGACCGGTCCGGCAGTACTCCCTGTGCCCGACGCCCGACGATGCGATCTACCGGATCGCCGTCGAGCGACGGACCGACAGCCGCGGCGGGTCCGAGTCGGTCCACGACGGGCTGGTGCCCGGTGTGCAGGCGTGGATCAGTGCGCCGCGCAACCACTTTGCGCTCACCCGTGCGCTCGAGTATGTGTTCGTGGCCGGCGGAATCGGCATCACACCCATGCTGGCGCTCATCGAGGAGGCGCAGCGCGCCGGCCGGTCCTGGCGGTTGATCTACGTGGGCCGTTCGCGCGCCGAGATGGCCTACGTCGACGAACTCGAGGCGAGTCATCCCGACCGGGTGACGATCCACGAATCCCACCGATCCGGCCGTCTGAACCTGGGTGACGAACTGGCCGGTCTTGCGCGTGGTACCGCAGTCTATGTCTGCGGACCGCCGACGATGGTCGATGCCGTGGCCGACGCCTGCGCGTCGCAGCCCGCCGTCGACTCGTTCGCCGAGCGGTTCACCGCGGCCGTGGAGTCCGGTGCCCCCAATCAGGAATTCGAGGTGTCGCTGGCGTTCTCGGGCACCACGGTTACGGTGCCGACGGACCGCACCATCCTCGACGTCCTCGGCGAGCGCGGGGTCGTGGCACCTTCCTCGTGTCGCGAAGGCATGTGCGGGACCTGCGAGACCGGTGTGGTGAGCGGTGAGATCGATCATCGCGACTCCATCCTCTCGCCGGAGGAACGCGCGGAGAACGAATCGATGATGATCTGCGTATCCCGCTGCACCAGTGGCCGATTGGTCCTCGAGCTGTGA
- a CDS encoding helix-turn-helix domain-containing protein: MALDEPDAAQVSLGAEIRRRRKEQGLTLANLAAQAGISHPFLSQLERGYARPSMTTLERIARALDTTQVSLMLTADPARARNTPTSAPEGAQVVRSDEGARLPQAGDKAGYARLLVSGDAAFFPQEQVLSRREYAEYFRHEQDEWVHVVSGEIEVDLGDGHYLELHKGDSLYYAGGIPHRWRLVGPDVAHLIRVQASP; this comes from the coding sequence ATGGCACTCGATGAACCGGATGCGGCGCAGGTATCGCTGGGCGCCGAAATCCGCCGACGCCGCAAGGAACAGGGCCTGACCCTGGCGAATCTGGCTGCCCAAGCGGGAATCTCGCACCCTTTCCTCTCGCAGCTGGAGCGCGGGTACGCGCGTCCGAGCATGACGACGCTGGAGCGGATCGCCCGGGCTCTCGACACCACGCAGGTCAGTCTGATGCTGACGGCCGACCCGGCGCGGGCCCGCAACACCCCGACTTCTGCGCCGGAGGGCGCGCAGGTCGTCCGGTCGGACGAGGGTGCGCGCCTCCCGCAGGCCGGTGACAAGGCCGGCTACGCCCGGCTGCTGGTCAGCGGCGATGCCGCGTTCTTTCCGCAGGAGCAGGTGTTGAGCAGGCGGGAGTACGCCGAGTACTTCCGCCACGAGCAGGACGAGTGGGTGCATGTCGTGAGCGGCGAGATCGAGGTCGACCTGGGTGACGGCCACTACCTCGAATTGCACAAGGGGGACAGTCTTTACTATGCTGGGGGCATTCCCCATCGGTGGCGGCTCGTCGGTCCCGATGTCGCGCACCTGATTCGGGTGCAGGCGTCACCGTAG
- a CDS encoding amidohydrolase family protein, protein MQPTPPQAVRGITGSLPDGSVVDITLFDDNGVSRVGGIRPHDAWAEDTSQPDWLDLRGFVLTAAAAEPHAHLDKALSWSELSPPLGDLGDAIASWRSGSVHLDEESFRRRALQTATAMLRNGITAVRTHADVLHDDDPLRAVRALADVREQLRGLMTIQIAVLASPTTPTALVEGALDAGADLVGGAPHIADDPLADVIRLLDLAEKRGIGADLHIDEFMDGDHLTIEAFADRVADWPRDRIRTAGHCSRLATLPPADLQRVARTLTRASVSVIALPITNLYLQGRHGPSAGRRGITAIDALRDAGVLVAAGADNVRDPFNPVGRADPLETAALLVAAAHQSPDTALELVTDSARAVLGLEPAGPQVGARADFLAVRGTDVVDTIATAPADRVVIVNGAIVARTETTSWTAAPAAAIDSISRTHRVMENK, encoded by the coding sequence ATGCAGCCCACGCCTCCGCAAGCCGTGCGTGGCATCACGGGGTCACTACCCGACGGCTCCGTCGTCGACATCACCCTGTTCGACGACAACGGTGTGTCTCGCGTCGGCGGCATCCGTCCCCACGATGCGTGGGCGGAGGACACGAGTCAGCCTGATTGGCTCGACCTGCGCGGGTTCGTCCTCACCGCGGCGGCAGCAGAACCGCACGCCCACCTCGACAAGGCCCTGTCCTGGTCGGAACTGTCACCGCCGCTGGGTGATCTCGGCGACGCGATCGCCTCCTGGCGGTCCGGGAGCGTCCACCTCGACGAGGAGTCGTTCCGGCGACGTGCACTGCAGACCGCAACGGCGATGCTGCGCAACGGCATCACCGCGGTCCGGACACATGCCGACGTGCTGCACGACGACGATCCGTTGCGAGCGGTGCGTGCGCTCGCCGACGTCCGCGAGCAACTTCGCGGCCTGATGACCATTCAGATCGCCGTGCTGGCCAGCCCCACCACCCCCACCGCCCTGGTCGAGGGTGCGCTGGATGCCGGAGCCGACCTCGTCGGTGGTGCACCGCACATCGCCGACGACCCGCTCGCGGACGTCATCCGGCTGCTCGATCTCGCCGAGAAGCGCGGTATCGGAGCCGATCTGCACATCGACGAATTCATGGACGGCGATCACCTGACGATCGAGGCCTTCGCCGATCGCGTGGCCGACTGGCCGCGTGATCGCATCCGCACGGCCGGCCACTGCAGCCGGCTGGCCACCCTGCCGCCGGCCGACCTGCAGCGGGTCGCCCGCACTCTGACACGCGCCTCGGTGTCGGTGATCGCGCTGCCCATCACCAACCTGTACCTGCAAGGCCGCCACGGTCCGTCCGCCGGTCGCCGCGGCATCACCGCCATCGACGCGCTGCGCGACGCCGGTGTCCTGGTGGCCGCCGGCGCCGACAACGTGCGCGACCCGTTCAACCCGGTGGGACGGGCCGACCCGCTGGAGACGGCGGCTCTGCTGGTCGCCGCCGCCCACCAATCCCCCGACACCGCGCTGGAGCTGGTCACCGACTCGGCCCGTGCGGTACTCGGACTCGAACCGGCGGGCCCACAGGTCGGGGCCCGCGCCGATTTCCTCGCGGTCCGCGGCACCGACGTCGTGGACACGATCGCGACGGCACCGGCCGACCGGGTGGTGATCGTCAACGGCGCGATCGTCGCCCGCACCGAGACCACCAGTTGGACGGCCGCACCAGCAGCCGCCATCGATTCCATATCCCGAACCCACCGCGTCATGGAGAACAAATGA
- a CDS encoding ABC transporter ATP-binding protein — MTSPGSTIEPKIGHPLVGFEHIELTYPGGTHALRDVSLTVREGEFVSVVGPSGCGKSTLLRLSAGLETITDGYMQCGAERIGYVFQDATLLPWRTVWENVALVGELDGVPRGERDRRIAAALETVGLTGFEKHLPHMLSGGMRMRVSLARSLTMDPDLFLFDEPFAALDEITRERLGVELTELFAAKRFAGLFITHSVSEAAFLSSRVLVMSGRPGNIVDEIEVPFPFPRSPELRFDPKFAEIAGRISRALREAHS; from the coding sequence ATGACCTCACCAGGATCGACCATCGAGCCGAAGATCGGCCATCCACTGGTCGGCTTCGAGCACATCGAGCTGACCTACCCCGGCGGCACCCACGCCCTGCGCGATGTCAGCCTGACGGTGCGCGAAGGCGAGTTCGTCAGTGTCGTCGGCCCGTCCGGCTGCGGCAAATCGACACTGCTGCGTCTCTCCGCCGGGCTCGAGACCATCACCGACGGCTACATGCAGTGCGGTGCCGAACGCATCGGCTACGTGTTCCAGGACGCCACGCTGCTGCCCTGGCGGACCGTGTGGGAGAACGTGGCGCTGGTCGGCGAACTCGACGGGGTGCCCCGCGGCGAACGCGACCGACGCATCGCGGCGGCGCTGGAGACCGTCGGACTCACCGGCTTCGAAAAGCATCTGCCGCACATGCTCTCCGGCGGTATGCGGATGCGCGTGTCGCTCGCCCGGTCGCTCACGATGGATCCGGACCTGTTCCTCTTCGACGAGCCGTTCGCCGCGCTCGATGAGATCACCCGCGAGCGTCTGGGGGTGGAACTCACGGAGTTGTTCGCCGCCAAGCGTTTCGCCGGACTGTTCATCACCCACTCGGTGTCCGAGGCCGCCTTCCTGTCCAGCAGGGTCCTCGTCATGTCCGGGCGTCCCGGAAACATCGTCGACGAGATCGAGGTCCCGTTCCCATTCCCCCGATCACCCGAACTGCGATTCGATCCGAAATTCGCCGAGATCGCCGGCCGCATCTCCCGCGCGCTGAGGGAGGCGCATTCATGA
- a CDS encoding ABC transporter permease, protein MSTPTTTDTTSTTDMKSTTDMAIADSSKSETTGNTEGAKPRNRSRSLLRGAGGPLIVLAIVIGLWYLVTYGVLDPARRFLMPAPHQVITDGLLGDSVQEMWQGLARTAGVALTGLAIAAIIGIAWAVVMSQSRMMENALFPYAVILQCIPILALVPLVGFWFGFGFSARVFVCVLIALFPLVSNTLFGLRSVDPQMRDLFALHRPSRLTVLRKLEFPAAMPAIFAGLRISAGLAVVGAIVGDFFFKQGNPGIGILIDNYRSRLQSEELFASIILASLLGVAVFWFFGWLGNRVVGRWYQH, encoded by the coding sequence ATGAGCACGCCCACCACCACCGACACCACATCCACCACCGACATGAAATCGACCACCGATATGGCAATCGCCGACAGCAGCAAGTCCGAGACGACCGGCAACACCGAGGGCGCCAAGCCCCGCAACCGATCTCGGAGTCTCCTGCGTGGGGCCGGCGGGCCGCTGATCGTTCTTGCGATCGTCATCGGGCTCTGGTACCTGGTCACCTACGGCGTTCTCGATCCCGCCCGCCGCTTCCTGATGCCGGCGCCGCATCAGGTGATCACCGACGGATTGCTCGGTGATTCGGTGCAGGAGATGTGGCAGGGCCTCGCCCGGACCGCCGGCGTCGCGCTGACCGGCCTGGCCATCGCCGCGATCATCGGCATCGCGTGGGCCGTCGTCATGTCGCAGTCGCGCATGATGGAGAACGCACTGTTCCCCTACGCCGTGATCCTGCAGTGCATCCCGATTCTCGCGCTGGTGCCGCTGGTCGGCTTCTGGTTCGGATTCGGTTTCAGCGCACGGGTGTTCGTGTGCGTGCTGATCGCACTGTTCCCGCTGGTGTCCAACACACTGTTCGGTCTGCGGTCGGTAGACCCGCAGATGCGCGACCTGTTCGCCCTGCACCGCCCCAGCCGCCTCACCGTGCTCCGCAAGCTCGAGTTCCCCGCCGCCATGCCGGCCATCTTCGCGGGCCTGCGCATCTCCGCAGGACTTGCGGTGGTCGGTGCCATCGTCGGCGACTTCTTCTTCAAGCAGGGCAATCCCGGCATCGGCATCCTGATCGACAACTACCGATCACGACTGCAGTCCGAAGAGCTGTTCGCCTCGATCATCCTCGCGTCCCTGCTGGGCGTGGCCGTCTTCTGGTTCTTCGGCTGGCTCGGCAACCGCGTCGTCGGCCGCTGGTATCAGCACTGA